A genome region from Sebastes umbrosus isolate fSebUmb1 chromosome 22, fSebUmb1.pri, whole genome shotgun sequence includes the following:
- the LOC119482086 gene encoding nephronectin-like — MLIRVSLVLLYWFCVWIRGQQLDYDSWADQAVSSDGLCRYGNSVECCWGWRQVDWGRCQPHCQQGCKHGECVGPDRCRCHRGYTGKACNHDLNECGVKPRPCKHRCMNTAGSYKCYCLDGYTVQPDGSCRNARTCYHANCQYGCEVMKGAVRCTCPSPGLRLGPDRRTCIDIDECVRGGGACPRRRKCVNTFGSFLCKCHVGFRLVYINGRYTCTDKDTRPFCSLNPSSPKCQCEDDSCRAVLKVTLEPQRPRTTRTTTPIITTATNTTTPAPPTATTPATTTTTATTTTTTTTTNTTTPAPPTTTATTTTTTATTTTTTPPAPPTTATTTTTTTTTNTTTPAPPTTTATTTTTTATTTTTTPPAPPTTATTTTTTATATTSSTTPATTATTTSSTTPATTTAASTTTTTLDTSTATTTTTTTPPTTTTPPTTTTTTATTTTTTVEATTVSNRINKDVTHRQRGDVHIPRQPGHNQVWEFDIELGNTAEEARDDPAVGELHCTFDHGLCDWISDREGDLHWDTALNPAGGRYLSVQELKAGQRSIRGARLAVQITPPWSQGDLCYSFSHWLTGHQVGVLQLFVRKKGRDQSSAGFQQLLRVRGQI, encoded by the exons CGGACCAGGCGGTGTCGTCCGACGGTCTCTGTCGCTATGGCAACAGCGTGGAGTGTTGCTGGGGCTGGAGACAGGTGGACTGGGGACGCTGTCAAC ctcacTGTCAGCAGGGCTGTAAACATGGAGAGTGTGTCGGACCGGACCGGTGCAGATGTCACCGGGGATACACCGGCAAGGCCTGTAACCACG acctGAATGAGTGTGGTGTGAAGCCTCGGCCCTGTAAGCATCGCTGCATGAACACAGCGGGCAGCTACAAGTGTTACTGTCTGGACGGATACACGGTGCAGCCGGACGGCAGCTGCAGGA ATGCTCGGACCTGTTACCATGCCAACTGTCAGTACGGCTGTGAGGTCATGAAGGGGGCGGTCCGATGCACCTGTCCGTCGCCGGGGTTACGGCTGGGACCAGACAGACGCACCTGTATCG aCATCGATGAGTGCGTGCGTGGTGGGGGGGCGTGTCCTCGTCGCAGGAAGTGCGTGAACACGTTTGGCAGCTTCCTGTGTAAATGTCACGTCGGCTTCAGGCTCGTCTACATCAACGGACGCTACACCTGCACCG ATAAGGACACTCGTCCCTTCTGCTCTCTGAATCCGTCCTCTCCAAAGTGCCAATGTGAAGACGACAGCTGTAGAG CTGTCCTCAAAGTGACTCTGGAGCCACAGAGACCGAGAACTACAAGAACTACAACTCCCATTATCACCACCgctactaacactactactcCTGCTCCTCCAACTGCTACTActcctgctactactactactaccgctactactactactactactactactactaacactactactcCTGCTCCTccaactactactgctactactactactactaccgctactactactactactactcctcctgctcctccaactaccgctactactactactactactactactactaacactactactcCTGCTCCTccaactactactgctactactactactactaccgctactactactactactactcctcctgctcctccaactactgctactactactactactactgctactgctactacttcaAGTACAACACCTGCTACTACTGCCACGACTACGTCAAGTACAACTCCTGCTACGACCACAGctgctagtactactactactaccctAGATACTTCaactgccactactactactactactactcctcctactactactactcctcctactactactacaactactgctactactactactactacagtggAAGCAACAACAGTGAGCAACAGGATCAATAAGGAcgtgacacacagacagagaggagacgtGCAca tcccTCGACAGCCCGGTCACAACCAGGTGTGGGAGTTTGACATCGAGCTGGGAAACACCGCCGAGGAGGCCAGAGATGATCCTG cgGTTGGTGAGCTCCACTGTACCTTCGATCACGGACTGTGTGACTGGATATCAGACAGAGAAGGAGATCTACACTGGGACACAGCTCTCAACCCCGCAg GTGGGCGGTACCTGTCCGTCCAAGAGCTGAAGGCGGGGCAAAGGAGCATCCGCGGTGCTCGACTGGCCGTCCAAATAACCCCGCCCTGGAGCCAGGGCGACCTGTGCTACTCCTTCTCCCATTGGCTGACGGGGCATCAAGTGGGCGTGTTGCAGCTGTTTGTCAGGAAAAAGGGACGAGACCAAAG CAGCGCCGGGTTTCAACAGCTGCTCCGAGTACGGGGTCAGATATGA
- the LOC119481749 gene encoding zinc finger protein 2 homolog produces the protein MDHVISTTWTGVKPEETAGPEHLRVSPGQQSPAVRAETSTRTSTRSPVQKAALTNSEMEKVSAPEQLIRVCSIKCEDENSLHHQWSSDTTIHHGNRDQDQDQEHYKSEMDQDQDQEHYKSEMDQDQDQEHYKSEMDQDQKHYKSEPEEDQLDPYFSRAAAGSSSDPTDVQKRRGRKGLIHQRVHTGEKLHSCDECGKTFPFPCALKIHQRTHTGEKPYSCDDCGAAFAQSGHLKMHQHSHTGEKPYSCDECGAAFTRSDILRVHRLSHTKEKPYNCNVCGAGFTQLYRLKIHERLHTGEKPYGCDECGAAFTASFNLKAHQRSHTGEKPYSCDECGAAFTRSGYLKKHQRIHTGEKPYSCDECGAAFTRSGDLKIHQRTHTGEKPYSCDECGAAFAQSGHLKMHQRTHTGEKPYSCDECGAAFTRSGDLERHQSIHTRERPYSCDECGAAFTQLGYLKMHQRTHTGEKPYSCDDCGAAFAQSGHLKMHQRTHTGEKPYSCDECGAAFSRSGDLERHQRIHTGEKPFSCDECGAAFTQSGHLERHKCIHTGEKPYWCDLCGKTFGSGSKLKIHQYIHTGEKPYSCDECQAAFTTSGKLKCHQRTHTGEKPYSCDECGTAFIQSFHLKVHQRIHTGEKPYECDQCGKAFSRSSSLKIHQRIHTGEKPYWCEQCGKMFSDDRNFKAHLLTHTGEKPFRCDQCGKSFSRGSSLKLHQRIHTGERPYCCDQCDKAFSHSGHLKAHQRIHNGEKPFWCDQCGKTFTRSDSLKAHQRSHPALL, from the exons atgGACCATGTTATCAGCACTACGTGGACGGGAGTGAAACCAGAGGAGACGGCAGGACCTGAACATCTCCGTGTGAGTCCAGGACAACAGAGTCCAGCAGTCAGAGCGGAGACCAGCACCAGGACCAGCACCAGGAGCCCGGTTCAGAAAGCAGCTTTAACAAACTCTGAGATGGAAAAGGTTTCGgctccagaacagctgatcagagtttGTTCCATCAAATGTGAGGATGAAAACAGCCTTCATCATCAATGGAGCTCCGATACTacgattcaccatggcaacag agaccaggaccaggaccaggagcaCTACAAGAGCGAAatggaccaggaccaggaccaggagcaCTACAAGAGCGAAatggaccaggaccaggaccaggagcaCTACAAGAGCGAAATGGACCAGGACCAGAAGCACTACAAGAGCGAACCGGAGGAGGACCAGCTGGACCCATACTTCagtagagcagcagcaggctcgTCTTCTGATCCCACCGATGTTCAG AaacggagaggaagaaagggacTGATTCATCAGAgagttcacactggagagaaactacacagctgtgatgaatgtgggaaAACTTTCCCTTTTCCGTGTGCCCTCAAAATCCACCAACGCactcacactggagagaaaccctacagctgtgatgactGTGGAGCAGCTTTCGCTCAATCAGGTCACCTGAAAATGCATCAACAcagtcacactggagagaaaccctacagctgtgatgaatgtggcgCAGCTTTCACTCGGTCAGATATCCTAAGAGTCCATCGACTCAGTCACACTAAAGAGAAACCCTACAACTGTAATGTATGTGGGGCAGGTTTCACTCAGTTATATCGCCTGAAAATACATGAACGgcttcacactggagagaaaccctacggctgtgatgaatgtggagcagctttcacagCATCATTTAATCTGAAAGCACATCAACGcagtcacactggagagaaaccctacagctgtgatgaatgtggggcAGCTTTCACTAGATCAGGTTACTTGAAAAaacatcaacgcattcacactggagagaaaccctacagctgtgatgaatgtggagcagctttcacaaGATCAGGTGACCTGAAAATACATCAACGCactcacactggagagaaaccttacagctgtgatgaatgtggagcagctttcgCTCAATCAGGTCACCTGAAAATGCATCAACGCactcacactggagagaaaccctacagctgtgatgaatgtggagcagctttcactaGATCAGGTGACCTTGAAAGACATCAAAGCATTCACACTCGAGAGagaccctacagctgtgatgaatgtggagcagctttcactcAATTAGGTTACCTGAAAATGCATCAACGCactcacactggagagaaaccctacagctgtgatgactGCGGAGCAGCTTTCGCTCAATCAGGTCACCTGAAAATGCATCAACGCactcacactggagagaaaccctacagctgtgatgaatgtggagcagctttcagtAGATCAGGTGACCTAGAAAGACATCAACgaattcacactggagagaaacccttcagctgtgatgaatgtggagcagctttcactcAATCAGGTCACCTAGAAAGACATAaatgcattcacactggagagaaaccgtactggtgtgacCTATGTGGGAAAACTTTTGGTTCTGGGAGTAAACTCAAAATCCACCAAtacattcacactggagagaaaccatacagctgtgatgaatgtcaGGCAGCTTTCACCACATCAGGCAAACTGAAATGCCATCAACGCACTCACACTGgtgagaaaccctacagctgtgatgaatgtgggacAGCTTTCATTCAATCCTTTCACCTGAAAGtccaccaacgcattcacactggagagaaaccataCGAGTGTGACCAATGCGGTAAAGCTTTTTCTCGGAGTAGTTCTCTCAAAAtccaccaacgcattcacactggcgagaaaccgtactggtgtgaGCAATGTGGGAAAATGTTTTCTGATGATAGAAACTTTAAAGCCCACCTACTCactcacactggagagaaaccattcaggtgtgaccaatgtggtaAAAGTTTTTCTCGGGGTAGTTCCCTTAAACTtcaccaacgcattcacactggagagagacCATACTGTTGTGATCAATGTGATAAAGCTTTTTCTCACAGTGGTCACCTTAAAGcccaccaacgcattcacaaTGGAGAGAAACCGTTctggtgtgaccaatgtggtaAAACTTTTACTCGGTCTGATAGCCTTAAAGCCCACCAACGCAGTCACCCTGCATTGTTGTGA